From Hydractinia symbiolongicarpus strain clone_291-10 chromosome 12, HSymV2.1, whole genome shotgun sequence, one genomic window encodes:
- the LOC130621810 gene encoding uncharacterized protein LOC130621810 yields MDRTFTLFFVCIVLCFNNSHAGNLGERTCDPSDHCSCKWSDTGKIVSLWGIDGHNSIKFKDKGFQGSDYQLDYNPCTPFTEEKQGAQEKGCIDCLSCQHNTDKSLYYSAGTAKGFSTKFDGSNLNFLYAGDPTPDKYIRYTKVKLICDPKASEPQMSQPIETKEPDQSSSTFSFTLTSECACDGACKQSSKNPGNVSVGTILVILFFVLLFVYFVGGFLFLKFYKHNEGTETIPQYEFWKDLPAKIKDGFIFTKDKIKGNKGEYEAI; encoded by the exons ATGGATAGGacatttactttattttttgtttgcattGTACTGTGCTTTAATAATTCCCATGCTGGCAATCTTGGCGAAAGAACATGTGACCCTAGTGATCATTGCAGCTGCAAATGGTCTGATACGGGAAAGATTGTGTCATTATGGGGTATTGATGGTCATAATTCTATCAA gtttaaagACAAAGGTTTTCAAGGTAGTGATTATCAATTGGATTACAATCCATGTACACCGTTTACAGAAGAAAAACAGGGAGCACAAGAAAAAGGATGTATAGATTGCTTG TCATGTCAACACAACACAGACAAATCATTGTACTACTCTGCTGGAACAGCAAAaggattttcaacaaaatttgatgGTAGCAACTTGAATTTTCTATACGCAGGGGACCCTACTCCTGATAAGTACATCAG GTATACAAAGGTTAAgttaatatgtgacccaaaggCTTCAGAACCACAAATGTCTCAACCAATAGAAACAAAAGAACCTGATCAAAGTTCGTCCACTTTT TCCTTTACTTTAACAAGTGAATGTGCTTGTGACGGAGCTTGCAAGCAAAGCAGTAAAAACCCCGGAAATGTTAGTGTTGGCACTATATTGGTGATTTT ATTCTTTGTACtcttatttgtttactttgtcggtggatttttatttcttaaattttacaaaCATAACGAAGGTACAGAAACCATACCACAATATGAATTTTGGAAAGACCTTCCTGCTAAAATAAAG GATGGTTTTATCTTTACAAAGGATAAAATCAAAGGGAATAAAGGTGAATATGAAGCGATTTAG